The Geoglobus acetivorans genome window below encodes:
- the rqcH gene encoding ribosome rescue protein RqcH, whose protein sequence is MRSMSSLDISIVIDEIREMLIGARVDKIYHYPPDEIRIKLRGKNRIDLTIQAGTRIHPTLFPKESPRFPSSFAMLLRKHLDNARVVDIRQHDFDRVVVLTFQREEKKHIVAELFSKGNVILADENFRVIMPLKHEIKIGSTYSFPEPRPSPREMREIEDFRKIADGRDVVRTIALRLGTGGLYAEEILRRAGVDKNRKSDELENDEIRRIIEAMHEIYTPGEIKPHIVLDGGKYLDYQPVELLAYDKYDKKYFDDYWKAIDDFFSSKTVESVEQQEKRNEVLEKLERRYREQKEAKERFEREMVKFRRIGDLIYENYQKMEAIHSSFRKAVDSKGWKEVRKIVEEQKKEGKLREIVALIPEENAVDIELEGHIIRLWLRKSIHEIADEYYSRSKKFREKLEGVTKALKKTEDEMKKAENLEEKRLLSSIRIARKREWYEKYRWYITSEGYLVIGGRSADMNEEIVSKHLESRDLFFHTEMPGGAATILKKGQDAGEKSIKEASEFAAIYSALWKEGKHSGEVYYVLPDQVKKAARPGEYLPKGSFFIEGRRNYLTVELKMAVGVDLSNLRLIGGPVDGVMQNCDYYVILEIGDLSVNEMQTLLARKLVEMAKDDEKHIVRAIASPEEVAKFLPPGRSRIAEPK, encoded by the coding sequence ATGCGCTCAATGTCATCTCTCGACATTTCGATTGTGATTGATGAGATCAGGGAAATGCTGATCGGGGCAAGAGTGGACAAGATATATCATTACCCACCTGACGAAATCAGAATAAAACTGAGAGGAAAAAACAGGATTGACCTCACGATTCAGGCCGGAACCAGAATACATCCCACACTTTTCCCGAAGGAGAGCCCTCGCTTTCCCTCGTCCTTTGCCATGCTCCTGAGGAAGCACCTCGACAATGCGAGAGTGGTTGACATAAGGCAGCACGATTTTGACAGAGTTGTCGTTCTGACATTCCAGAGGGAGGAAAAAAAACACATCGTTGCAGAACTTTTCAGCAAGGGGAACGTTATTCTCGCAGACGAGAATTTCAGGGTTATAATGCCCCTAAAGCATGAGATAAAGATCGGCTCAACATACTCTTTTCCAGAACCCAGGCCGAGTCCAAGGGAGATGAGAGAGATCGAGGATTTCAGAAAAATAGCAGACGGAAGAGACGTCGTTAGAACTATTGCTCTGAGGCTTGGAACCGGAGGACTTTACGCCGAAGAGATACTGAGGAGAGCAGGGGTCGATAAAAACAGGAAGAGCGACGAGCTCGAGAATGACGAAATCAGAAGAATAATTGAGGCAATGCATGAAATTTATACGCCCGGAGAAATAAAACCGCACATAGTTCTTGATGGGGGAAAATACCTGGATTACCAGCCTGTAGAGCTTCTCGCCTACGATAAGTACGATAAAAAATACTTCGACGATTACTGGAAAGCCATAGATGACTTCTTTTCTTCCAAGACGGTTGAAAGTGTTGAACAGCAGGAAAAAAGAAACGAAGTTCTTGAAAAACTTGAAAGGAGATACAGAGAGCAGAAGGAGGCCAAAGAAAGATTCGAAAGAGAAATGGTAAAGTTCAGAAGAATCGGAGACCTAATATACGAGAATTATCAGAAAATGGAAGCCATACATTCATCTTTCAGGAAAGCGGTGGATAGCAAGGGCTGGAAAGAGGTCAGGAAAATAGTTGAAGAGCAGAAAAAGGAGGGTAAGCTCAGAGAAATCGTTGCCCTCATACCTGAAGAAAATGCAGTTGACATTGAGCTGGAGGGACACATCATAAGACTGTGGTTGAGGAAGTCAATCCACGAGATTGCAGACGAGTATTACAGCAGATCCAAGAAATTCAGAGAAAAACTTGAAGGAGTTACCAAAGCTCTGAAAAAAACCGAAGACGAGATGAAAAAGGCTGAAAACCTTGAAGAAAAGAGACTTCTATCGTCAATAAGAATTGCAAGAAAGAGAGAATGGTACGAAAAATACAGATGGTACATAACCTCCGAGGGATATCTGGTTATAGGAGGGAGAAGTGCAGATATGAACGAGGAAATTGTCTCCAAGCATCTTGAAAGCAGAGACCTCTTCTTCCACACAGAGATGCCGGGAGGAGCTGCAACGATACTGAAAAAAGGCCAGGATGCTGGAGAAAAAAGCATAAAGGAGGCATCAGAATTCGCAGCCATTTATTCTGCTCTGTGGAAGGAGGGTAAGCACAGCGGAGAAGTGTACTATGTTCTCCCGGATCAGGTTAAAAAGGCGGCGAGGCCCGGAGAGTACCTGCCAAAAGGTAGCTTCTTCATAGAAGGCAGGAGAAATTACCTGACTGTTGAGCTTAAAATGGCTGTTGGAGTTGATTTAAGCAATCTCAGGCTTATTGGCGGCCCGGTTGATGGAGTTATGCAAAACTGCGATTACTATGTGATTCTTGAGATAGGAGACCTGAGCGTTAACGAGATGCAGACTCTCCTGGCAAGAAAACTCGTTGAAATGGCAAAGGATGATGAAAAGCACATTGTGAGGGCTATAGCATCTCCAGAAGAGGTAGCAAAATTCCTCCCACCCGGAAGGTCGAGAATTGCCGAGCCTAAGTAA
- a CDS encoding UPF0179 family protein, giving the protein MENEVNKIVTLCGKDWAITGIEFTFVGGSQECEQCRLKKVCLKLRIGSKYKIVGVRNGEVQPCQLHDDGVIAVEVVELPLLLAVDSKMAVEGAVIRINGNCSNVECSFFNICNPSNIGTDESLEIVGVGEAFECPKGKTMRVVEVSRS; this is encoded by the coding sequence ATGGAAAATGAGGTTAATAAAATAGTAACTCTATGCGGTAAAGACTGGGCGATTACCGGTATAGAATTCACGTTCGTTGGTGGATCACAGGAGTGTGAACAGTGCAGACTTAAAAAAGTCTGCTTAAAGCTGAGAATAGGTTCGAAGTACAAAATTGTGGGTGTGCGGAACGGAGAAGTCCAGCCCTGCCAGCTCCACGATGATGGTGTGATTGCCGTGGAGGTTGTGGAACTTCCCCTGCTTTTGGCAGTCGATTCCAAGATGGCGGTTGAAGGGGCAGTAATCAGAATCAATGGCAACTGCAGCAATGTGGAGTGCAGCTTCTTCAACATCTGCAACCCATCAAATATCGGAACAGACGAGAGTCTTGAGATTGTTGGAGTGGGGGAGGCGTTTGAATGTCCAAAAGGTAAGACAATGCGGGTTGTTGAGGTCAGCAGGTCATGA
- the pyrE gene encoding orotate phosphoribosyltransferase, producing the protein MPDLLKMLVDSGAIKYGEFTLSSGKKSSVYIDIKRAVTRPDVLETVAGMMAEKLKSADFDRIACIELGGVPLAVALSLKTKKPIVIFRKKKKEYGTQEEFIGDIDRGDRIAVVEDVITTGKSARSVVERVEKAGGIVVAVITVVDREESDLNPLSLLKLSDILPQSKFQ; encoded by the coding sequence ATGCCGGACCTTCTGAAAATGCTCGTGGACTCCGGAGCCATAAAATATGGCGAATTCACTCTCTCTTCCGGAAAGAAAAGCAGCGTTTACATAGACATAAAGCGGGCAGTCACTCGCCCCGACGTTCTTGAAACCGTTGCCGGAATGATGGCCGAAAAACTCAAATCTGCAGATTTTGACAGAATCGCCTGTATCGAACTTGGAGGAGTGCCTCTGGCAGTAGCTTTATCCCTGAAAACAAAAAAACCCATTGTTATTTTCAGAAAAAAGAAAAAGGAGTACGGTACCCAGGAAGAATTTATCGGGGACATTGACAGAGGAGACAGGATTGCTGTTGTTGAGGACGTCATAACCACAGGAAAATCGGCAAGGAGCGTGGTGGAGAGGGTAGAAAAAGCCGGTGGTATAGTTGTGGCAGTTATTACCGTTGTTGACAGAGAGGAAAGCGACCTAAATCCGTTATCTCTACTGAAGCTCTCGGACATCCTGCCCCAGTCTAAATTTCAATGA
- a CDS encoding sodium:calcium antiporter, giving the protein MPYRSSMKHRVQIALAFALTFPWLVSFFLKIQYLPHIEAFLSGLAVLGSAFLLSWAAETAEMDVPRSVSLAAVALLAVLPEYAVDGYFAWMAGKVGGDYIHYATANMTGANRLLIGVGWSAVTLVAMLKTKRKEVELDKALNLEIFFLFLASIYAFILPLKGSISVFDSVVFVSLYAAYAYLTTKSEREEFEPEGVPEYLCNLPAPRRRANVLFYMFYSGFIIFISVEAFSEGLLGTAEMFGIDSFLMVQWLAPLASEAPEFIVALYLVRKLRTSAGFNALISSKVNQWTLLIGTIAVIFSISSMRLAALPLDARQSEEVLLTAAQSVFALAVIMDRKVNVYEAAALLVLFLIQFALPSVHARIILSIAYMALAVPFLVLHRKSVVESARYVRSLAKR; this is encoded by the coding sequence ATGCCTTATCGGAGCTCCATGAAGCACAGAGTCCAGATTGCACTGGCATTCGCATTAACGTTCCCATGGCTCGTGTCTTTCTTCTTGAAAATTCAATACCTTCCACACATAGAGGCGTTTCTTTCAGGTCTTGCAGTTCTGGGTTCGGCATTCCTGCTTTCGTGGGCTGCAGAAACTGCCGAAATGGATGTGCCGAGGAGTGTCAGTCTTGCTGCAGTGGCTCTCCTTGCGGTTTTGCCCGAGTATGCGGTTGACGGCTATTTTGCCTGGATGGCTGGAAAGGTTGGAGGAGATTACATTCATTACGCCACTGCCAACATGACTGGAGCCAACAGACTGCTCATAGGCGTTGGGTGGAGTGCTGTGACGCTGGTTGCGATGCTGAAGACAAAACGGAAGGAGGTTGAGCTTGATAAGGCCCTCAATCTCGAAATCTTCTTCCTGTTTCTCGCCTCAATCTATGCATTCATCCTGCCTCTGAAGGGCAGCATTTCTGTATTTGACAGTGTGGTCTTTGTTTCGCTGTATGCCGCGTATGCTTACCTGACGACAAAATCTGAAAGGGAAGAATTTGAACCGGAAGGCGTTCCAGAATACCTTTGCAATTTACCCGCACCCAGAAGAAGGGCCAATGTCCTTTTTTATATGTTTTATTCTGGATTCATAATTTTCATAAGTGTTGAGGCATTCAGTGAGGGTTTGCTCGGCACTGCTGAAATGTTCGGCATTGACAGCTTTCTCATGGTTCAGTGGCTTGCACCGCTGGCAAGCGAGGCGCCCGAATTCATTGTAGCTCTGTATCTCGTGAGGAAACTCAGAACTTCAGCGGGATTTAACGCCCTGATTTCGTCGAAGGTGAATCAGTGGACTCTGCTGATAGGCACCATAGCGGTAATATTCAGCATCTCCTCCATGCGCCTTGCAGCACTGCCTCTCGATGCCAGACAGTCCGAAGAAGTTCTGCTTACGGCTGCACAGTCAGTGTTTGCCCTTGCAGTTATAATGGATCGGAAGGTAAACGTTTATGAGGCTGCTGCCCTCCTTGTGCTCTTTCTGATACAGTTTGCACTGCCCTCCGTGCATGCAAGAATAATTCTGAGCATCGCATACATGGCTCTGGCAGTCCCATTTCTGGTGCTGCACAGGAAGAGTGTTGTGGAGTCTGCCAGATACGTCAGAAGTTTAGCGAAGCGTTAG
- a CDS encoding DUF166 family protein, with amino-acid sequence MEPEQKKFRSDLKLTIFYHGEFGERFIANLMNYRNSCPSFGACSIDGCVQCKENIYSFSKNIVATFGMIDPMNMPDFIEDADEFLPKEIPRADIAIAINLHPDILIALPDKLAELGYKAYIVPVEDSRWCSAGLAKQIKEKCEELGMEFAAPKPFCILREDPKHPTINRFIREMGMGYPEFEIEVEETNGKKKITSVRILKSEPCGAAWYVAIKLRELEFEDMRELWNVVAEAHHSFPCTGSMERDNEYNETILHIAGYSVRHAVNKALGYEGDEDIPEHIQHIILGED; translated from the coding sequence ATGGAACCCGAACAGAAAAAGTTCAGATCTGATTTGAAGCTCACAATTTTCTATCACGGTGAGTTCGGAGAGAGGTTCATAGCCAATCTCATGAATTACAGGAATTCCTGTCCTTCATTCGGCGCATGCAGCATCGACGGATGCGTTCAGTGCAAGGAAAACATTTACAGCTTCTCCAAAAACATAGTTGCAACTTTCGGTATGATTGATCCCATGAACATGCCCGATTTTATTGAGGATGCAGACGAATTCCTGCCAAAGGAGATTCCCAGAGCAGACATAGCAATAGCAATAAACCTGCATCCCGATATCCTGATTGCTCTGCCAGATAAACTGGCCGAACTGGGATACAAGGCATACATCGTCCCGGTCGAGGACTCGAGATGGTGCAGTGCAGGACTTGCAAAGCAGATAAAGGAGAAGTGTGAAGAACTCGGCATGGAATTCGCAGCACCCAAACCCTTCTGCATTCTCAGAGAGGACCCCAAACACCCCACGATAAATCGATTCATCAGGGAAATGGGAATGGGGTACCCGGAATTCGAGATCGAAGTGGAGGAGACTAACGGGAAAAAGAAGATAACTTCTGTCAGAATCCTGAAAAGCGAGCCGTGTGGGGCAGCCTGGTATGTCGCAATCAAGCTGAGAGAGCTTGAGTTTGAGGATATGAGAGAGCTGTGGAATGTGGTTGCCGAGGCGCACCACAGCTTTCCGTGTACGGGCAGCATGGAGAGGGATAATGAGTACAATGAAACCATACTGCACATCGCAGGTTACTCTGTAAGGCATGCCGTGAACAAAGCACTTGGTTATGAGGGTGACGAGGACATCCCTGAGCACATACAGCACATAATCCTGGGTGAAGATTAA
- the purD gene encoding phosphoribosylamine--glycine ligase, producing the protein MKVLVVDAGGRGNAIAHAFSRSKNVSRVFVAPGNGGSLLFEKCAIAELDGKKIPSIRAIEDIVRFAKKNGIDIVYIGPEEPLSLGLVDRLEEEGIPAVGPRKEATILEASKCWAKDFMKKIGVPIPEYWNFDDPDEAKSFVRDYYANNPGKNLVVKADGLAAGKGVFVCDSLSEALTAVDEIMVKKRFGKAGDKIEIEERLYGIEIAFTALSDGRHAIPFGHAKDYKRAFDPEDVQGMRKFYMGYFGRYITENDAKSLFERGELLNPNTGGMGAISPHPAVNEEIEAKIMDTVVEPIIKKFRELEGKEFRGVLYPVIMLVEENGEPVPKVLEINVRDCDPGAEAKLPRLESDILELSWAVIEGGLNEVEVKFSEKHAVAVCAVSGAMVGREGFKPGYPGDHYTNQPIAGIEEVSQAHIYANGIAKADGGFETTGGRVLTLTALGDSVEEAREKAYGELKKIRFPGMRYRRTIGLDVPD; encoded by the coding sequence ATGAAGGTTCTTGTGGTTGATGCTGGAGGAAGGGGAAACGCGATAGCTCACGCTTTTTCGAGGAGCAAGAACGTCAGCAGAGTTTTTGTGGCCCCCGGAAATGGTGGTTCTCTGTTATTCGAAAAATGTGCCATTGCTGAGCTTGACGGAAAAAAGATACCTTCAATCCGAGCGATAGAAGATATTGTAAGGTTTGCAAAGAAAAATGGCATAGATATTGTATACATTGGTCCGGAAGAGCCGCTGAGCCTCGGCCTTGTCGACAGGCTTGAGGAAGAGGGCATTCCTGCGGTAGGTCCGAGAAAGGAGGCAACAATTCTTGAGGCAAGCAAGTGCTGGGCGAAGGACTTCATGAAGAAGATCGGTGTCCCCATACCAGAATACTGGAATTTTGATGATCCCGATGAGGCCAAAAGTTTTGTTCGCGATTATTACGCAAACAACCCGGGGAAAAATCTCGTTGTGAAGGCAGATGGGCTTGCTGCAGGGAAGGGTGTGTTTGTCTGCGATTCACTAAGTGAAGCCCTTACCGCAGTGGACGAGATAATGGTCAAGAAGAGATTTGGCAAAGCCGGAGATAAAATCGAGATTGAAGAGAGGCTTTACGGGATAGAGATTGCGTTCACAGCCCTGAGTGATGGCAGACATGCAATTCCCTTCGGTCATGCTAAGGATTACAAGAGAGCGTTCGATCCCGAAGACGTGCAGGGAATGAGGAAGTTCTACATGGGATACTTTGGCAGATACATCACCGAGAACGATGCGAAATCATTGTTTGAGAGAGGAGAACTGCTGAACCCCAACACGGGAGGAATGGGAGCCATCTCACCACACCCGGCCGTAAACGAGGAGATTGAAGCCAAAATTATGGATACGGTTGTCGAGCCAATAATAAAGAAGTTCAGAGAGCTTGAAGGTAAGGAGTTCAGGGGCGTTCTCTATCCGGTTATAATGCTCGTGGAAGAGAATGGAGAGCCCGTTCCGAAAGTTCTCGAAATCAACGTAAGAGATTGCGATCCAGGGGCTGAAGCGAAGCTTCCAAGGCTTGAGAGCGACATTCTCGAACTCTCCTGGGCAGTTATCGAAGGAGGGTTGAACGAGGTGGAGGTGAAATTCAGCGAAAAGCATGCTGTTGCTGTGTGTGCAGTCTCGGGCGCCATGGTGGGAAGAGAAGGGTTCAAACCAGGTTATCCTGGGGACCACTACACCAATCAGCCGATTGCAGGCATTGAAGAGGTCAGTCAGGCTCACATATACGCAAACGGCATAGCAAAAGCTGATGGAGGATTCGAGACTACAGGAGGAAGGGTTTTAACACTCACCGCCCTAGGAGACAGTGTTGAAGAGGCAAGAGAGAAAGCTTATGGAGAGCTGAAGAAAATCAGGTTCCCGGGAATGCGATACAGAAGAACAATAGGTCTAGACGTTCCGGATTGA
- a CDS encoding DUF7343 domain-containing protein gives MFEEMVVEILKGRKFDGALQTELVEITGASKSRISEILTKLEKEGRIVRKKETGKNYRVWLREYSESRIKVGILRATEYVKLISAGDYEFIVYSNALELTRDLALGRIEFAASPIITQVMLGITMKSFKIAGIVAENGSGVVFGDKTNGVFATTEMSAMEMNLRAIRNRLGVREFKYCDSAECLVSSLESVNGSAIWEPYFTIAERHKIPFSEMAGDFPCCSLAVNLSFLKESEEDVEMFIRNTRKVVSNYEKASRVLGFDEDVVKKTVKSYKFNPDYSVEEICRIIGKSGFEISKKSLESVFIEI, from the coding sequence ATGTTCGAGGAAATGGTTGTCGAAATTCTAAAAGGGAGAAAATTCGACGGTGCGCTGCAAACCGAGCTTGTTGAAATCACCGGAGCCTCAAAATCCAGAATTTCCGAAATTCTGACAAAACTGGAAAAAGAGGGCAGAATCGTTCGAAAAAAAGAAACGGGTAAAAATTACAGGGTGTGGCTGAGAGAATATTCAGAGAGCAGAATAAAGGTGGGCATTTTGAGGGCAACAGAATATGTGAAGCTGATCAGTGCGGGGGATTACGAATTCATCGTTTACAGTAACGCTCTCGAACTCACCAGAGACCTTGCCCTTGGAAGGATAGAATTTGCTGCTTCGCCCATCATAACTCAGGTGATGCTTGGAATCACAATGAAGAGCTTTAAAATTGCGGGAATTGTTGCTGAAAATGGAAGCGGGGTTGTTTTTGGAGATAAAACCAATGGCGTTTTTGCCACGACTGAGATGTCTGCAATGGAGATGAATTTAAGGGCTATAAGAAACAGGCTGGGCGTAAGAGAGTTCAAATACTGTGATTCGGCAGAATGTCTGGTTTCGAGCCTTGAGAGTGTAAACGGCTCTGCAATATGGGAGCCGTATTTCACGATTGCTGAGAGACACAAAATTCCGTTCAGTGAGATGGCAGGGGATTTCCCGTGCTGTTCTCTTGCCGTAAATCTGTCTTTTCTGAAGGAAAGCGAAGAGGATGTGGAAATGTTCATCAGGAACACCAGGAAAGTCGTTTCGAATTACGAAAAAGCCTCAAGAGTGCTTGGATTCGATGAGGATGTTGTGAAAAAGACAGTTAAGAGCTATAAATTCAATCCAGATTATTCGGTCGAAGAAATATGCAGGATTATCGGAAAATCCGGATTTGAAATTTCGAAAAAGAGTCTTGAAAGCGTTTTCATTGAAATTTAG
- a CDS encoding alpha/beta fold hydrolase, which translates to MIIDVNGVGVYADGSGDFLFIHGAGMSSDVFERQKNIGMVIDLPNHGRSGKLDVKSLGDYAEFLIELISELGLNPVIAGHSMGGAIAQEYILRGGKARGLVLISTGAKLPVNPKLIEGLRNNFEEMVEKLGEWIFAKDFEGIRLKQKIKSMLLQSRNVVLDDFMLCNSFNLEDKYISGEMDFEIPVLIVCGNADVMTPLAFSEFLRDHIRTSRLAVIHGSGHMPMVEKPSEFNKIVMEYLRNVG; encoded by the coding sequence ATGATTATTGACGTAAACGGTGTTGGAGTTTATGCTGATGGTAGCGGAGATTTTCTCTTCATCCATGGGGCAGGAATGAGTTCAGACGTTTTTGAAAGGCAAAAAAATATTGGCATGGTCATCGATCTTCCAAATCATGGAAGGAGTGGAAAGCTTGATGTTAAATCCCTTGGAGACTATGCTGAATTTCTGATAGAACTTATTTCCGAGCTCGGATTGAACCCTGTGATTGCAGGCCATTCAATGGGAGGAGCCATAGCTCAGGAATACATTTTGAGGGGTGGGAAAGCCAGAGGTCTTGTTCTTATTTCAACAGGGGCAAAACTTCCTGTAAATCCAAAACTCATCGAAGGGTTGAGGAACAACTTTGAAGAGATGGTTGAAAAGCTTGGAGAGTGGATTTTTGCAAAGGACTTTGAAGGAATCAGGCTAAAACAGAAAATAAAAAGCATGCTCCTTCAGAGCAGAAATGTTGTTCTGGATGACTTCATGCTCTGCAACTCATTCAACCTTGAAGATAAGTATATCTCAGGAGAAATGGATTTCGAAATCCCCGTACTGATAGTTTGCGGAAACGCAGATGTGATGACCCCTCTGGCATTTTCTGAATTCCTCAGAGATCACATACGGACATCAAGACTTGCAGTGATTCATGGTTCGGGACACATGCCGATGGTGGAAAAACCGTCAGAATTCAACAAAATAGTAATGGAATATTTAAGAAACGTTGGATGA
- the lonB gene encoding ATP-dependent protease LonB — protein sequence MSENIDELLGGLEFRTTEEIEVPKSLIDQVIGQDHAVEAIRKAAVQKRHVMLIGSPGTGKSMLAKAMAELLPKEELEDILVYPNPEDPNQPRIRTVPAGKGKEIVEAYKQEAMKKEQAKNMFLFTLVFFVIAYSALIGEFLWGIIAAVMIFMLARYMMPREEKNVPKLLVNNSGRETAPFEDATGAHAGALFGDVRHDPFQSGGLETPAHERVESGAIHRAHRGVLYIDEINTLTIESQQKLLTALQEKKFPITGQSERSSGAMVRTEPVPCDFVLVAAGNLDALYGMHPALRSRIRGYGYEIYMNDTMEDTEENRRKLVRFVAQEIVRDGKIPHFTREAVAEIIREAKRRAGRRGHLTLRLRELGGIVRTAGDIARSEGAEYVTVEHVLKAKRISKSIEEQLADKYIERRKDYRLFITEGEMVGRVNGLAVIGESAGIVLPIIAEVTPALSKEEGKIIATGRLQEIAREAVMNVSAIIKKIIGKDMSNYDVHIQFVGTYEGVEGDSASISIATAVVSALEGVEVDQSVAMTGSLSVKGDVLPVGGVTQKIEAAIQAGLKKVIIPKDNIDDVLLDAEHEGRIEIVAVSRIDEVLEHSLVDSEKKEKLLKKLKSSNVS from the coding sequence ATGTCAGAAAACATTGATGAACTGCTGGGTGGGCTGGAGTTCAGAACTACTGAAGAAATTGAAGTTCCCAAAAGCCTCATTGATCAGGTCATCGGTCAGGACCATGCAGTAGAGGCAATAAGGAAGGCAGCAGTCCAGAAAAGGCATGTGATGCTCATAGGCTCCCCCGGAACAGGAAAATCGATGCTTGCAAAGGCAATGGCAGAATTACTGCCGAAAGAAGAACTTGAGGACATTCTGGTATATCCCAACCCTGAAGACCCCAACCAGCCCAGAATAAGGACTGTACCTGCCGGAAAGGGTAAGGAGATTGTCGAGGCGTACAAACAGGAAGCGATGAAGAAGGAACAGGCAAAGAACATGTTCCTTTTCACACTTGTGTTCTTTGTCATAGCTTACTCAGCCCTCATCGGCGAATTCCTCTGGGGTATCATTGCGGCAGTCATGATATTCATGCTCGCAAGATACATGATGCCGAGGGAAGAAAAGAACGTCCCAAAGCTCCTTGTGAACAACTCTGGCAGGGAAACTGCCCCTTTTGAGGATGCGACCGGAGCGCATGCGGGCGCTCTTTTTGGTGATGTCAGGCACGATCCATTCCAGAGCGGCGGTCTTGAGACTCCGGCACATGAGAGAGTTGAATCGGGTGCAATCCACAGGGCGCACAGGGGTGTGCTTTACATTGATGAAATCAACACGCTGACGATAGAATCTCAGCAGAAGCTGCTGACAGCTCTCCAGGAAAAGAAGTTTCCGATCACTGGGCAGAGTGAGAGAAGCAGCGGAGCAATGGTCAGGACCGAGCCAGTTCCGTGTGACTTCGTTCTTGTTGCTGCCGGAAATCTTGATGCACTTTACGGAATGCATCCTGCCCTGAGAAGCAGAATAAGGGGTTATGGGTATGAAATATACATGAACGATACCATGGAGGATACCGAGGAAAACAGAAGGAAGCTTGTCAGATTTGTTGCTCAGGAAATTGTGAGGGATGGGAAAATACCCCATTTCACGAGAGAGGCCGTTGCTGAAATTATACGGGAGGCGAAGAGGAGGGCTGGCAGAAGAGGACACCTGACCCTGAGACTGAGAGAGCTTGGAGGAATCGTCAGAACTGCAGGAGATATTGCAAGGTCTGAGGGAGCAGAATACGTAACTGTAGAGCATGTACTGAAAGCCAAGAGAATCTCCAAGAGCATAGAGGAGCAGCTTGCAGACAAGTATATCGAAAGAAGGAAGGATTACAGACTTTTCATAACTGAAGGGGAGATGGTGGGCAGAGTTAATGGTCTTGCTGTCATTGGAGAATCGGCTGGAATTGTTCTGCCAATTATAGCGGAAGTAACACCTGCACTTAGCAAGGAAGAAGGAAAGATCATAGCAACGGGTAGGTTGCAGGAGATTGCGAGAGAGGCGGTGATGAACGTTTCGGCAATAATCAAGAAGATCATTGGTAAGGATATGTCAAACTATGATGTGCACATCCAGTTCGTCGGAACATACGAGGGAGTGGAGGGAGATTCTGCAAGCATCAGCATAGCAACAGCAGTTGTCTCTGCTTTGGAGGGTGTGGAGGTTGATCAGAGCGTTGCCATGACCGGAAGCCTCTCAGTGAAGGGAGACGTTCTGCCCGTTGGAGGAGTTACGCAGAAAATAGAGGCGGCAATTCAGGCTGGCTTGAAGAAGGTGATAATTCCGAAGGACAACATTGATGATGTTTTGCTTGATGCGGAGCATGAGGGCAGAATCGAGATCGTGGCGGTATCGAGAATTGACGAAGTGCTTGAACACAGCCTTGTGGATTCAGAAAAGAAAGAGAAGCTGCTGAAAAAGCTTAAGTCATCCAACGTTTCTTAA
- the speB gene encoding agmatinase, translating to MHIDSFFATSNSSVSDADYIIFGIPYDATQSFRPGSRFAPTAIREASWNLESYSLYFDYNLDFARIADGGNINCDGGFEEVSERVSKFMEDIVGIPVVLGGEHSVSYMVARNLEDFTYLVFDAHFDLREGFDSNPYNHACTSRRILEVADEVIIAGVRSGTKEEREFAENSGIEVYYSWDLLEYGFDDLLDSLESKDRIYLSVDLDAFDPAFAPGVSTPEPFGLHPYDLVKVLDEIADRVVAFDVVEVVPDLNKVTQTLAAKFVNEFIAANASLNF from the coding sequence ATGCACATAGACAGTTTTTTTGCCACTTCCAATTCTTCTGTTAGCGATGCAGACTACATTATTTTTGGAATTCCCTACGACGCCACGCAGTCATTCAGACCAGGCTCGAGGTTTGCCCCCACGGCAATAAGAGAGGCCAGCTGGAATCTCGAAAGCTATTCCCTATATTTTGACTACAATCTCGACTTTGCGAGGATTGCCGATGGAGGAAACATTAACTGTGATGGGGGCTTTGAAGAGGTTTCAGAGAGAGTTTCAAAATTCATGGAGGACATTGTTGGAATTCCTGTCGTGCTGGGAGGAGAACATTCAGTGAGTTACATGGTTGCCAGAAATCTCGAGGATTTCACATACCTTGTTTTCGATGCTCATTTTGACCTTAGAGAGGGTTTTGACAGCAACCCCTACAACCACGCATGCACGTCCAGACGGATACTGGAAGTTGCAGATGAAGTAATAATAGCCGGAGTTAGGAGTGGAACCAAAGAAGAGAGGGAATTTGCCGAAAATTCTGGTATTGAAGTATACTACTCATGGGATTTGCTCGAATACGGATTTGACGACCTTCTCGATTCTCTCGAATCCAAAGACAGAATATATCTCTCTGTCGACCTGGATGCTTTCGATCCCGCTTTTGCCCCGGGAGTTTCCACCCCTGAGCCTTTCGGGCTGCACCCGTATGATCTCGTGAAGGTGCTCGATGAAATCGCTGACAGAGTTGTCGCTTTTGACGTTGTTGAGGTTGTGCCTGACCTGAACAAGGTAACTCAGACTCTGGCAGCCAAGTTCGTAAATGAGTTCATAGCCGCTAACGCTTCGCTAAACTTCTGA